A genomic segment from Spinacia oleracea cultivar Varoflay chromosome 3, BTI_SOV_V1, whole genome shotgun sequence encodes:
- the LOC130459081 gene encoding uncharacterized protein isoform X7: MKSASRLNAFPSGIIIVAGNFKKSQSQSSKDSDPPPRITTNVKQNWQFLKLWKEFQKSKSCTPKPATSYRRKKVEKEDLPPDAELYKDPTLSLYYTSQVVDSVVPVLLVDGYNVCGYWVKLKKYFMGGRLDVARQKLVDELVQFSLVREVKVVAVFDAMLSGLPTHKETFAGVDIVFSGDSCADSWIEKEVVALREDGCPKVWVVTSDHAQQHAAHGAGAFVWSSKALVTEV, from the exons ATGAAATCAGCGTCACGACTGAATGCTTTTCCCTCTGGCATCATTATCGTGGCTGGGAATTTCAAGAAATCTCAATCTCAATCTTCTAAG GACTCTGACCCACCTCCAAGGATCACAACAAATGTTAAGCAGAATTGGCAATTTTTGAAGTTGTGGAAG GAATTCCAGAAAAGCAAATCCTGCACACCTAAGCCAGCTACTAGCTATCGTCGGAAGAAGGTGGAGAAGGAGGACCTTCCCCCAGATGCAGAGCTTTATAAGGATCCAACCTTGTCACTCTATTA TACAAGTCAGGTTGTTGATAGTGTTGTACCTGTCTTGCTTGTTGATGGTTATAATGTTTGTGGCTACTGGGTGAAACTAAAGAAGTATTTCATGGGTGGACGACTTGATGTAGCTCGGCAAAAGCTAGTTGATGAACTTGTCCAGTTCAGCTTGGTAAGAG AAGTAAAGGTGGTGGCTGTATTTGATGCTATGCTGTCTGGACTACCTACCCACAAGGAAACTTTTGCTGG GGTGGACATAGTTTTCTCTGGGGATTCGTGTGCTGATTCATGGATAGAAAAAGAG GTTGTTGCGTTGAGGGAAGATGGCTGTCCAAAGGTTTGGGTAGTGACATCTGATCATGCCCAACAACATGCAGCTCATGGAGCG